Genomic segment of Myxococcus stipitatus:
GGCGGGACTACTCGAAGCTGCAGATTGTCGCCACGGACCTGGTCGGCAACATGCGCCGCAGCGACGCGTTCGAGTTCCAGCGCATGGTGGGCAAGCTGGGCAAGCCCATCGACCGTGAAGAGTGGGGCATGACGCCGCAGATGGTGAATGCCTACTACAGCTCCACGATGAACGAGATCGTCTTCCCGGCCGCCATCCTCCAGCCGCCGTTCTTCAACCCGGAGGCGGACGACGCGACGAACTACGGCGCCATCGGCGGCGTCATCGGCCATGAGATCAGCCACGGCTTCGACGACCAGGGCAGCCGCTCGGACGGCGACGGCAACCTGCGCAACTGGTGGACGGACGAGGACAAGAAGGGCTTCGAGAGCCGCACCTCCGTGCTGGTGGCGCAGTACTCGGGCTTCAGCCCGCTGGAGTCGATGAAGGTCAACGGCGAGCTGACGCTGGGCGAGAACATCGGCGACCTGAGCGGCCTCACCGTGGCGTACCAGGCCTACAACCTGTCGCTGAAGGGCCAGCAGGCGCCCTCCATCGCGGGCTTCACGGGCGCGCAGCGCTTCTTCCTCGGCTGGGGGCAGATCTGGCGCGGCCTGTACCGCGATGACACCATGCGCCAGCTGCTCCTCACCGACAGCCACTCGCCGCCGATGTACCGGGTGAATGGTGTGGTGCGGAACATGCCGGAGTTCTACGAGGCGTTCGGTGTGAAGCAGGGCGACGCGGGCTGGCTGCCGCCCGAGCAGCGCGTGAAGATCTGGTAGTCGTCACACGCTCCCCGCCGTCCGACCCGGGCGGTGGGGGCTTCCTGGGCCCCTCGGTGGAGGGGCCCTCGGGGCCGGGTGGACAGGGCCCTGGGGATGTTTACGCTGGTGCGTCCCTCACCGAGGTCGCTCGCGTGAACCCCATCGTGCTTCGCGTCGTCTGTGGTCTGCTGTTCACCGCGCTCGTGCTGGGCGTCGTCGTGCATCCGCCCGACAACCTCACGCAGGGGCTGGGGATGTTGCTCCCGGCGAGCATGTTCCTGGGTGTGGCCCTCAAGGGCCCCCGGAGGAGCCTCCTCCCGAAGAAGAAGAAGGGCCCCCCGCCCGTGGCCGCGCAGGACGTGTTCCCGCCGACCTGAGGGCGAAGGACCTCTCGCCCCCAGGAGAACAGCGCCTACTTCTTCGCGCCCGGCTTGTTGATGTGGGCGAAGAAGTCGTTGCCCTTGTCATCCACGACGATGAAGGCGGGGAAGTCGACGACCTCGATCTTCCACACGGCCTCCATGCCCAGCTCGGCGTACTCGAGGACCTCCACCTTGGTGATGCAGTCCTTGGCGAGCCGCGCCGCGGGGCCGCCGATGGAGCCCAGGTAGAAGCCGCCGTGCTTCTTGCACGCGTCGGTGACGGCCTGGGAGCGGTTGCCCTTGGCGAGCATCACGAAGCTGCCGCCCTCCGCCTGGAACTGGTCCACGTACGCGTCCATGCGGCCGGCCGTCGTCGGGCCGAATGAGCCGGAGGCATACCCTTCCGGCGTCTTCGCGGGGCCCGCGTAGTAGACCATGCGGTCCTTCAGGTACTGCGGCATGCCCTCGCCGCGGTCCAGGCGCTCCTTGAGCTTCGCGTGCGCGATGTCGCGCGCGACGACCATGGGGCCGGTGAGCGACACGCGGGTCTTGATGGGGTAGCGGGACAGCTCCGCGCGCAGCTCGCTCATGGGGCGGTTGAGGTCCAGCTTCACCACGTCGCCGGACAGGTCCGCGTCGGTGGTCTCCGGCAGGTACTTCGCCGGGTCGGTCTCCAACTGCTCCAGGAAGACGCCGTCGCGGGTGATCTTCCCGAGCACCTGCCGGTCCGCCGAGCACGACACGGCGATGGCCACCGGGCACGAGGCGCCGTGGCGAGGCAGGCGGATGACGCGCACGTCGTGACAGAAGTACTTGCCGCCGAACTGCGCGCCGATGCCCATGCGCTGCGTGAGCTTGAGCACCTCCTGCTCCAGATCCACGTCGCGGAAGCCTCGGCCCAGGGCGTTGCCGTCGCGGGGCAGGGTGTCCAGGTAGCGCGCGGAGGCGTACTTGGCCGTCTTCAGGGCGAACTCGGCGGAGGTGCCGCCCACGACGATGGCCAGGTGGTACGGCGGGCACGCCGCGGTGCCCAGCGAGCGGATCTTCGCGTCGAGGAAGTTGAGCAGGCTCTGCGGATTCAGCAGGGCCTTGGTCTCCTGGTACAGGTAGCTCTTGTTGGCGGAGCCGCCGCCCTTGGCCATGAAGAGGAACTTGTAGGCGTCGCCGCCCGTCGCGTAGAGCTCGATCTGCGCGGGCAGGTTGTTGCCGGTGTTCGTCTCCCGATACATGTCGAGCGCGGCCATCTGCGAGTAGCGCAGGTTCGACGTGCGATAGGTGTCGAACACGCCGCGGGAGATGGCCTCTTCGTCGTTGCCGTCGGTGAGGACGTGCTGGCCCTTCTTGCCCATGACGATGGCGGTGCCCGTGTCCTGGCAGGACGGCAGCACGCCACCGGCGGCGATGTTGGCGTTCTTCAGGAGCTCCAACGCCACGAACCGGTCATTCGCGGAGGCCTCCGGGTCCTTGAGGATGTTGGAGAGCTGACCCAGGTGACCGGGGCGCAAGAGGTGCGCGATGTCTCGCATGGCCTCCCGGGTCAGGAGGGTGAGGGCCTCGGGGGCCACCTGGACGAAGCTGCGTCCGCCAGCCTCGAAGGTGGAGACGTGGTCCTTCGTGAGCAACCGGTAAGGCGTCTCGTCCTTGCCCAGCGGCAGCATGTCCTGGAACTGGAAGTCGGTCATCGCGTGGCCTCTACGGGGGAGTCTTCGGGGGCAGGAGTAGCGCCCCTGGGGCCGGGATGGGAGCCAAAAACGTGGCGGAGGGCCTGGACCCGGGGTGAGGAGGGGCTCGGCCTCCGGGAGGGGGAGGGGGGCCGACGGTCGGCTGGTGGTCAGCCCGCCCGGTCGACAACTCGCGATGCGGCCCGGTTGTGCGATGCTGTGGCCCCCCGTGGCTTCCTCCTCCGTACAGGCACTGTGGCTGGCTCTCCTGGCGCTCTCGAGCGGCGCCACGGCCCTCGCGGCTGAACCCTCCACCGTCGAACAGCGGGCCCGCGAGGACCTGGACCGGCAGCTCCAGGCCCTGGTCAAGACGCCTCCCCCGGAGGTCGTCATCACCTACGAGGGCCTCCCTGGCGCGGGCACGTCGCGCGCCTACAAGCTCCTGGAAGTGGACTTCCTCCTCAACGGCCAGCCGCTCGCGGTGCCGGGGCTGGATGTCCTGAGCGGACCGGGCATCCACCGCCTGGCGGCGCTCAAGGTGGACGAGGGCTCCTACACGCTCGTCTCCCGTGTCACCTACACCAACGACGCCTGGAACCTGTTCAGCGAGGAGAGTGGCTTCCTCTGGAAGATGACGGCCTCCGTCACGTTCCAGGCGCAGAAGGGGCTGCGGATGCGGGTGCGCGTGCTGCCCGCCATCAACCCCACGGCGCCGGACCCCCGGCTCAAGCTGAAGCTGTCGCACGATGTATCGGCGGAGATGACCGCGCCGCTCGCGGACTCGACGCTGCTGGCGGAGACGACCGACGCGGGCTTGGCGCCCGTGGCGAAGGTGACGCCGCCGCCCGTGACGCCGCCTGTCACGCCGCCCCCCGTGACGCCTCCGCCCGTCGCGGTGACGCCGCCGGTGGTCGCGACGGGACGGGATGCTCCGGAGCAGGGGCCGGTGGCACCGGGCCGCTTGTCGCTGCGAGTGCTCGTCGGGAAGAAGCCCGTGGCCGCCACGGCGTTCGTCCGGGGCAAGGGCCCGCCGCAGCGCGTGCTGCTGGAGAAGGGCGCGCGAGCCCCGTCGCAGGTGATGGTGCCTCCGGGTGAGTACACGGTGGATGTGATCGCCAAGGGATTCCTCGCGCAGACGCGGCAGGTGAAGGTCACGCGCGAGAAGGAGTCCTCGGTGTCCTTCGTGCTGGTGAAGGCGCCGGCGAAGAAGGCGCAGCAGGCGCAGGTGAAGAACGAGCGCGTGGAGCTGCCCAAGCTGCCGCGCTTCGCGGAGAAGCAGGCCGCGCCGCGCAAGGGCTCCACCACGGCGATGGCCCTGCTGGTGGACATGCTGGTTCGCGACGAGTCCCTGCGGCTGAAGCTCGAGGGCCACACGGACAATCGCGAGGTGCCGGCGTCGGCGCGTCAATCCCTGTCCGAGGCTCGGGCCCGGGCGCTGGCGGAGGTGCTGGTGCGCTCCGGACTGAGCCCCTCGCGCATCGAGTCGGCGGGACTGGGCGACACGCGCCCCAAGGCGCCGAACCTGATTCCTCGCGGGCGGGAGCTGAACCGCCGCGTGGACATCGTGCTCGTGCGCGGCAAGTAGCGCGCGTCAGCGGGTCGCGCGCCCGGCCTTCACCGCGGGCTTCACTTCATACGCCCCCGTCCTGGCGTTGATGGACGTGCGAGGCACACGGGGGCTCTCCTCGAAGAGCGTGTACGCCGGCTGGAGGCTCTTCCACAGGGCGAGCCGCTCCGCGTCCGAGCC
This window contains:
- a CDS encoding OmpA family protein, which gives rise to MASSSVQALWLALLALSSGATALAAEPSTVEQRAREDLDRQLQALVKTPPPEVVITYEGLPGAGTSRAYKLLEVDFLLNGQPLAVPGLDVLSGPGIHRLAALKVDEGSYTLVSRVTYTNDAWNLFSEESGFLWKMTASVTFQAQKGLRMRVRVLPAINPTAPDPRLKLKLSHDVSAEMTAPLADSTLLAETTDAGLAPVAKVTPPPVTPPVTPPPVTPPPVAVTPPVVATGRDAPEQGPVAPGRLSLRVLVGKKPVAATAFVRGKGPPQRVLLEKGARAPSQVMVPPGEYTVDVIAKGFLAQTRQVKVTREKESSVSFVLVKAPAKKAQQAQVKNERVELPKLPRFAEKQAAPRKGSTTAMALLVDMLVRDESLRLKLEGHTDNREVPASARQSLSEARARALAEVLVRSGLSPSRIESAGLGDTRPKAPNLIPRGRELNRRVDIVLVRGK
- a CDS encoding fumarate hydratase, with the translated sequence MTDFQFQDMLPLGKDETPYRLLTKDHVSTFEAGGRSFVQVAPEALTLLTREAMRDIAHLLRPGHLGQLSNILKDPEASANDRFVALELLKNANIAAGGVLPSCQDTGTAIVMGKKGQHVLTDGNDEEAISRGVFDTYRTSNLRYSQMAALDMYRETNTGNNLPAQIELYATGGDAYKFLFMAKGGGSANKSYLYQETKALLNPQSLLNFLDAKIRSLGTAACPPYHLAIVVGGTSAEFALKTAKYASARYLDTLPRDGNALGRGFRDVDLEQEVLKLTQRMGIGAQFGGKYFCHDVRVIRLPRHGASCPVAIAVSCSADRQVLGKITRDGVFLEQLETDPAKYLPETTDADLSGDVVKLDLNRPMSELRAELSRYPIKTRVSLTGPMVVARDIAHAKLKERLDRGEGMPQYLKDRMVYYAGPAKTPEGYASGSFGPTTAGRMDAYVDQFQAEGGSFVMLAKGNRSQAVTDACKKHGGFYLGSIGGPAARLAKDCITKVEVLEYAELGMEAVWKIEVVDFPAFIVVDDKGNDFFAHINKPGAKK